GTCAATGGCCTACTAAAAGTTGATATGTATGGCTTTACTGGTAGTTTGATTGGTTTTCCATCATTTGTTGCTAAGGCAGGGCAAGGCAACCCGAACAACCTGCTTAATTTCTGGATTGCTTCAATCGTGACAATTATCGCTGCCTTTTTACTAACCTACTTCTTTGGTTACCAAGAAGGCGATGCAACTAGTCCAAAACAGGCACCGAAAAAGAAAAATCTAGCTGATCTATAAGCAATTATTTTAAGTAAAAAAGCTTAATTAATTTGATAAACCATATGGAAAGAATAAGACTAACTCAGATAGATTAATCAAGAACTTGATTAACTTCTTGTGCAAAATTGATTTACCCATGCTAAAATATAGTCATAAAGAAAAAGAAGCCTTGCAAAAGCAAGACCTCTTATCTGAATTTCAAGCAGCCGCTTTAAAGGCGGTTGACTAAAAGTTATAGGTTAATCAAAAAGACCTGTCCCATAACTCGCCAAAGTTATTGTTGGGACGGTCTTTTTGTTTATTTGCGTTTGTCGATATCCGTCAACAAGACAATAATAAACGTGGCAAATGCCAGCGCTAATTCTAGTGCATGTTGCACGCTAGTCACATAACTTCCGAATAACTGCTACATTGACTCACTCAAAAACTGTTTAGGCGACATACCATAGACTGAATAAAATGCATTGTACAAATTGCGGTAAGTTTTAAAGCCGGTTTCTTGTGCAATCTGCTCAAGAGAGCGTTTGCCCTTTTGTGCCTCGAGTACTACTTTTTCAAGTCTAATAATATCCAGAATTTCTTTAAAATTGGTTCCTAGGTTTTTCTTAATGACTTTAGAACAATAACTTGGTGAATAGCCCAAAAACTTTGCCATATCAGTTAAAGTAATACTTTTGGAATAATTGATATTAATGTAATCAATTGCCTTGTTTAAAATGCTGATGCTTTTATCATCAGCATTATTTTTATTTACTTTAACAGAATATGAGGAAATGAGCTCTTTTAAAATCAGTAGACCAGAAGAATATAAGTCTAAAAAGTATTGAATATTTTTGGGATGATTTTCGGTTTGATATATTGCCTGATTAAATAATGCAATTATTCGTTCACTAGCTTCTTGCTCAGTAGGGAAGTTAATGTCTTTAAAGATAAATACTTTATCAAATTGATTATTCGTGACTAGTTTTAAAAAAGATAATGGCAACTGAATACAAAGTACCCAGTTTTTAGATAGGCTCCTAGTTGAATGAATAATGTTGGGATTAATAACTACAAATTCATTTTTATGTAGAAGATAAGTTTTATTTTGTAGGGTAATCTTTAGTGTACCTTCTTTAACAAAAAGAATTTCAGTGCTTTGATGCCAATGCGGTGCAATAATGCGATCAAGATTTTTTGCTCTGAAACTGAAAATCTTAAAAGGAATCATTGCCGCATGTGTAATTTCTTCATATTTAATCATTAGTTAAAACCTCTATTGCTAGTATTTTACTTTAATAGAACAAAAAGTTACAGGTTAGTCTGCTTTTTTATGTATGTTGAACAAGTAAAATCAAAATTATAATAGTTAATAAGTAAATAAGCGCTTAACAGCTTTAAAAAGGTAATGATAAAAATGAATCAAAAAGAAATAATACGTTTGTTAAAAGACATGAGTTTAGACGAAAAAATAGGTCAACTAATTCAATTATCTGGTGAGTTTTTTAGTGCTAATGATATCTCAATTGGGCCAATTGAGAAACTAGGAATTTCAAAGAAAATGGTTGACTTGACAGGTTCAATACTCAATGTAGTCGGTGCAAAAGAAACGCACGAAGTACAAGAAAGACAGATGCAAAAGCAACCCCATCATATCCCAGTGTTATTCATGTCAGATGTAATTTACGGTTATAAAACAATTTTACCGATTCCTTTAGGCTTGGGAGCAACTTGGGATTTAAAAAATGTGCGCCAAGCTTTTGTAAACGCTGCTGATGAAGCTTCGGCAGCTGGCAATCACGTTGCCTTTGCACCGATGGTTGACGTTGTTCGTGATGCTAGATGGGGACGAGTGCTTGAGTCGCCAGGTGAGGATCCGTATTTAAATGCTAGATTTGCGGAAAACATGGTTAACGGCCTACAAGAAAATTTAAAAAATAAAAAAGGCCAGGCTGCCTGCGTTAAGCACTATGCTGCTTATGGTGCAGTTGAAGGTGGTAAAGAATATAACTCAGTAGATATGTCGATAAGCAATCTGTTTCAGAACTATTTACCGCCTTATAAAGCGGCTGTTGCTGCTGGCAGCGAAATGGTGATGACATCTTTAACAACACTTAACGGTGTGCCAGCCACTGCTAGTAAAGCACTTTTATCTACAATTTTGCGCCAAAAATGGGGCTTTGATGGTGTGATTATTTCAGATTATGCTTCGATTTTTGAACTGATTAAGCACGGATTTGCAGCAAATGAGATTCAGGCTAGTGAAGAAGCTTTCAACGCTAGCGTTGATATTGATATGAAATCGCCATGTTATGCTAATGGCTTACAGCCCTTAGTTACTAACGGTCAACTTGATGAAGAAAAAATCGATCAGGCTGTTTTACGTGTTCTTAATTTGAAAAATCGATTGGGCCTTTTTGAAGATCCATTCTACGGTGCGAGTCCTGAGCGTGAGGCTAAAAGCATTCTAACCTCTACGAAAAGACAACATGCGCGAAAATTAAGTCAAGAATCACTGGTTTTATTGCAAAATGATAACCACGTCTTGCCCCTAAATAAAGAGCAAAAAGTTGTGCTAATTGGTCCATATGCTAGTCGTAAGACCCTAATTGGCATGTGGGCGATTCATGGCAATCCGCAAGATACAATTACTATTGCTGATGGAATGAAGAGATTTATTCCTGATTTGAAAGTATATCAAGGGACAGATCTGCAGAGAAGTAAAAAGCTACTGAAGAATCTTGGCTTTCTTAATGAAAAAGAAATTGCTGAAGCTATTTCAACGCCGAAGCAGGAACAAAAAAATAATCAAGAAGCACTTGAAGCTGCTAAAAAGGCTGACACAGTGGTATTAGCTTTAGGCGAAGAAACTTATGAGGATGGAGAAGCAGGTTCTAAAACAGACTTGCGCTTACCGAAAAATCAACGTCAATTAATTGATCAATTGGCTAATTTAGGCAAGAAGATTATTTTGGTTTTAATAAATGGTAGACCGCTAGTATTAAATGATATTAAAGATAAAGTTGATGCAATAATTGAGGCTTGGTTCCCAGGAACAGAGGGGGGAAATGCGATTGCCGATGTACTTTTTGGGGAATGCAATCCTTCTGGCAGGCTGACAATGGAATTTCCTTATTCTAGTGCTGAAGAGCCGTTATATTACAATCATTTATCAACTGGTAGGCCAGAAAGCAATTCACAGCATAAAGGTAGATTTGTTTCTAAGTATTTAGATTGTCCTTCAGGTGCATTGTATCCATTCGGCTATGGTTTGTCTTATTGCGATGTGGACTACAGTAGTCTGCAATTAAGTGCAAACGAAATTACACCTGATCAGGATATCAAGGTTTCAATTAACGTGACTAATACTGGAAAATGTTCAACAACTGAAACGGTGCAGCTATATTTTAGAGATGAGGTAGCATCTGTTGCTCAGCCAGTTAAGCGATTAATTAATTTTCAAAAAGTCCAGTTAAAACCAATGGAAAAGAAGCCTGTAGAATTTGTACTTTCGCTCAGTGAATTAAGCTTTTTTGATAATACTGGAAATGAAAAAATAGAACCAGGATTTTTCACAATTATGGTGGGACCCAACTCTCGGGATGTTTCTTCTGCTAGATTGTATTTTGCTGGTTAAACACAAATGACAATTTTTTACATGTTTTTAGCGTGAAACATGTATAGGATTAAGCTTATCAAGCGCTTACAATTATCGTGCAAAGTAAAAATTGTACTTAAGGAGGAGAGAATGATGGCTTCAAAAGAGAACCAAAAAATTGCCAAACAAGTCTTTGACGCGATTGGTGGCAAAAATAATATTGTGTCAACTGCTCATTGTGCTACGAGGCTAAGGCTAGTCGTTCATGACCGAACAAAAGTTGATGAGAAGAAGTTAGATCAAATCGATAAAGCTAAAGGACATTTTTTTACGTCTGGGCAGTATCAAATCATTTTTGGAACGGGGCTCGTTAATGACGTCTATGAGGCAGTTAAAGAAGCAGGCGCAGCAACGACAAGTAGCGCAGATTTAAATGATGTTGCCGCAGAAAAATCAGGTTGGTTCCGCAAGGCAATCAGAATGTTTGCAGATGTTTTTGTTCCGATTATTCCAGCACTAGTTGCAACGGGTTTGTTTATGGGACTAAAAGGGCTGATTACTCAACCGCAGATCCTGCAAATTTTTGGCATGACGCCTAAACAAATACCAGCACAATTTAATACTTATTTTAGTATTCTTACCGGAACTGCTTTTGACTTCTTACCTGTTTTGGTCTGCTGGTCAGCATTTCGCGTATTTGGCGGTAGTCCTATTTTAGGGGTATTACTAGGGCTAATGTTAGTTAATCCGTCTTTGCCATCTGCTTGGGATGTTGCCCAGGGAACTAAGCCTGCATTAATGTTTTTCGGTGTGATTCCAGTTGCAGGGTACCAGGCCTCTGTTTTACCAGCTTTTATTCTGGGCTTTTTAGGAGCAAAAACAGAAAAGTGGATTCATAAACATGTGGTCAATTCCTTGGACTTAATCGTGACGCCTTTTGCAACGCTACTGATAATGAGTATGCTGGGGCTGTTTATTGTTGGTCCCATCTTTAGATCAGTAGAGCGGGGAATACTTTATGCGACTGAGTGGATTGTTCAACTACCATATGGTTTAGGCGGCCTCATTTGGGGCGGTATCAATCAGATGGTTGTCGTTACTGGATTGCATCATGCCTTGAATATTGTTGAAATTCAATTGCTAGCGAATACGCACTGGAATCAGGTTAATCCTATCAGTTCTGCTTCAATTGCAGCGCAAGCTGGTGCAGTTCTTGCGGTCGCTGTAAAAAGCCATTCAAGTAAGATTAAGCAAATAGCTTTTCCATCAACCATTTCAGCTTTACTTGGTATCACTGAACCGGCAATTTACGGCATAAATATTAGATTCTTAAAGCCATTTTTGTTTGGCTGTGTTGGAGGAGCAGCAGGAGGATTTCTTTCAAGTATTTTCAACTTAAGGGCAACAGGCATGTCAATTACGGTTATTCCCGGAATATTACTATTTCTTAATCAGCAATTGCCTTTATATATCTTGGTTTGCCTAGTTGGCTTTGGGGTTGCATTTACACTAACTTACTTTTTTGGCTATAACGATCGGATGTTAAAAGAAGAACGATAGAAAATAAGTAAAGGACTGTTTGATTACCAATAATTAAACGGTCTTTTTGTTGTTGAGGATAATTAAATGACTGATAGAAGAAAAGAGTTTAGAAATTTAGTATCTAATTTAAGTTCGGTACCTCAAAATGTGATAACTGAGCAAAAAAAGCGTGTTGGCCAATCTCCATATCGTCAGCAATTTCATCTGGAAAGTATAATGGGGCAGCTAAATGATCCTAATGGTTTTTCTTTTTTTGCTGGCTATTACCACTTGTTTTATCAATCTTTCCCCCTTAAATTTACGCAAAATCCCACTTATTTTGAGCAGGGTTGGCAACACTTAAAATCAAGAAACTTAATTGATTGGCAGGATTTAGGCCAAGCAATGGCCAATGACACTAAATATGATCAATATGGCGTTTATTCAGGAAGTGCAATTCAAGCCAATAATCGTTTATTTTTAATGTATACGGGAAATTCGTGGATTGGGACTAACACGCCACACTGGCACCGGATGCCGACTCAATTAGGAGCCTGGATGGATCGAAATGATTGTGTGACTAAATTAAAAAGTCCCTTAATTAAGGGTCGAATCAAAGGCTATACTGGTCACTTTAGAGATCCAAAGATTTTTCAGAAAAAAGGAATATATTATGCTGTAATTGGGGCACAGAAAACTAATCAAAAAGGGACAGTTCTGCTATATAAGAGTCAAGACTTATTGACTTGGGAAAAAATAGGAGAAGTCAAAACCAATTTTGATAAAAACATGGGCTATATGTGTGAATGTCCAGATTATTTTGAACTTGCGCATCATGGTGTCCTCCTTTTTTGTCCGCAAGGACTTAATACGAAAAATAATCGTTTTCTTAATCAATATCAGGCTTGTTATTCTATCGGACAACCCTTAAATCTAAATACTGGTCTGTTTACCGGCACCGAGTTTAATGAGATTGATCAGGGATTTGACTTTTATGCTCCGCAAACAATGCTCACACCTGATGGGAGAAGGGTTTTAATTGCTTGGATGAGTATCTTAAATGGTAATGATCCAACAGTAGATTATGACTATACTGGCTGCTTAACTTTTCCACGGGAATTAACTTGTGATGGCAAGTATCTTTACCAAAAGCCAATTGATGAGATTAAAGACTTAGCCATTGCACAATTGATTGCCGAAAAAACGGTTAGGCAAGAGAAAAAAATTGCCGAGGGCAGGAATCAACGAGACCTAAAATTGACCATAAAATGTGGCTCAAAATCAATTTTTGTCCTTGATTTATTTAGTGATGATAAAAATAGTAAACACTTGCGCCTAATACTAAATGCTATTAAAAATCGCTTTATCGTTAACCGAGCTAATGCAGGTGCTAATTTTGAAGATGAATATGGAACTGAACGCAGTTGTGCAATTGATTTGAGTAAAAAAATTCAATTACGGATTTTGCAGGACACGTCTTCTGCCGAAATCTTTTTAGAAAATGGTAAATATGTTTTTACGATGAGAGTTTTTACTTCAATTGAACAAAATAAAATATTCGTAACAAGTTTGAATGAAGCGACCAAAATTGAGTATGAAATTAATTGTTTGCGAGCAATAAAGAGGACTGGTAATTAGAGACTTGCCCGTTTTATTTGCAGGCCTAAATTGCCTAAAAGTTGTCACCGTGATTAAATAAAGAAAATATAGATTAGTATTGAACGGGAGATAAACCATGAAAATTTTGGTAATTGGAGCACATGGTCAGATTGGCCGGCAGTTAGTACAGATTTTACAAGCAAAGGAAAACTGCCAAGTAATTGCGGGCTTGCGCTCAGCTAGCCAACAGGAAGAATATCAACAACAAAATATTATGACTGCGTATGTTGATTTGACAAAAGCGCAAGCACAACTTGAACAAGTGATGCAAGGAGTCGACGTAGTCGTATTTGCTGCTGGCTCAGGTGGAAAAACTGGTGCGGATGCAACGATGATGATTGACCTTGATGGTGCGGTTAAGGCAATTAATGCTGCTGAAAAGACAAATGTTAGTCGGTTCATCATGATTAGTTCAATTAAGGCCAATGACCGAGGCTTTTGGTCAGATAATGTTCCACCTAGAGCTCCAGAAAGCTATTATTACGCAGCCAAGTACTATGCCGATGAGTGGCTTTTGCACAGTTCTTTGGATTACACGATTCTGCGGCCAGCAAGATTAATTAATCAACCTGCTACTGGAAAAATTCAGATAGCTTCACAATTGACGCAGTCAATAGATGATATAAGCATTACTAGAGCAGATGTTGCCGAAACGGTTGCTACTATTATTGAAAGTTCTAGATTGCATAAGCAGCAATTTGATTTAGCTAACGGTGATACACCGATTGCGCAGGCAGTTGAGCAATTCAACTAAACAAGTTATTAAATTAGGTGAATAAAAATGATAATTGATACCAAAAAACTCCAGAAGGAAGTTCTTGATAATAAAAGAAGACATAATTTTAATACGACAGATATCAAGTTTGAATTGCTGCTATTGTATGGCGAAGTAAATGAGCTGTTTAAAGGCTGGCTTAAGCAAGATGATGATAATATCAATGAAGAATTAGCAGATGTTGGTATTTTTTTGCTGGGTATATCCGAAATGTTGGGAAGCGACTTAGGAAAAGACATAGTTGATAAAATTGAAATAAATAAAAACAGGATTTATAAAAACGGAGTAAAAGTAAGTAAAAAATAGTCCGAAAACAAAGAGTCTGGGAAGAAACTAGCTCTTTAAGCAAAAAAGAAGCAGCCAAAACACCGAAAAAGTGTTTTAGCTGCTTTTTGCTTCTTTCTGCCCGCTAAAGTTGACTATTAGGATCACTCCTTTGCCAATATTTTTTCATATTCTTTTGTCTTTTGACGTTGCATTAATTCTGTTAGCCTAAATAAGAATGCTAATATTAAAAATAAATGATATAATTAATTAAGACTTTTATGACTGGCTCATTATAGGTTGTGTCAATTTCGTTGTGGGGATGAAATTGACAGTTTAATCTTATTGAGTGGAGACATAATGATAATTAAAACGGAAAATTTAACAAAACAATATCAGAAAGTAACTTCCGTCGACTTTTTTCACCGAACAAAACAAACTATTGCTGCGGTTAAAAATGTTTCTTTGCAAATTAACCAAGGCGATCATGTGGGTCTTGTTGGCCTAAATGGTTCAGGCAAATCTACCTTAATCAAAATGATCTTAGGAATTTTGCAGCCTAATGGAGGTAAAATTACAACTTTTGGTGTGAATCCAGTTGATAATCGACAAATAAATGCCCGCAAAATTGGTGTCGTGTTTGGGCAAAGAAGTCAGTTACGCTGGGACTTGCCGGTAATGGATACCTTGCTATTAAACCGGGAACTTTACCAGGTAGATAACAAAGACTTTCATAGCAGACTGAACCAATTAACTAAAACGCTTGGTGCTGAGGACTTTCTAAGTCAGCCAGTGCGTACGCTTAGTTTAGGTCAACGAATGAAAGTAGAATTTATTGCGGCCTTAATTCATGATCCTGAACTAATTATTCTTGATGAACCAACAATCGGTCTTGATGTTTTAACTAAAAACAGTCTGATTGCTTTTTTAAAAGGGCTAACAAATAAAACAATTATTTTCACCTCGCATGATCTAATTGAAGTGGAGCAGACGTGCTCCCGAATCATGATTATGAATGCGGGTAATTTGGTGCTCAATCTTGACAGCGCAAAAATTGCCAATTTAGCAGTACCAGCGACGATTACTTTTACTAGTAGCAGCAGTAACTATGCTGATTTACGCCAAACGTGGCCCCAATTAATGCAGCTTACAAACGGTGACTTTCAACTAGCTGACATTGAACAAAAAAATATTAAAGAAATTCTGAGCCAATTAACTGCCAGTGTTCCAATTGAGAATATTGAAGTTAAAAATAATAAGCTTGAATACTTGCTCAGTCATATTGCAGGGGGTAATGCCCATGAAATATAGATTGACCTTAATGAAAATAGGTATCAAAAATGGTTTTGCATCGAAATCTGCCTTAGTTTTTTGGCTTTTTTCAGCGCTAATTTCATTTATTGTCCAGTATTTTTTGTGGAAAGCTGTTTTAATAGGACGGCCAAACGCAGTTTTTCGGCAGACAGTTAGTTATCTGTTATTAATGCAGTTATTAACGATTTTGTTTCCTAAATCTAGCTATACGCTTAACGATAAGGTACGTTCGGGTGATATTGCGCTTGATTTGCTAAAGCCACTGGCTGTTCGAACTCAGTTACTCTGGGAAAGTTTAGGTTATTCTATTGCTAAGTTTTTAGTAATTGGCTTAGTCATTTTAGTACTTTATTTTTGGCTCCTAAACTTCCAAGTCTCTTTATCAGCGATATTAATGGTCATAGTAGCTGGTTTCTTAGCGTACTTTTTATATTTTGAGTTAGAACTAATTCTGGGAACATTCTCTTTTTATACATATAGTATTTGGGGAATTTCTACCTTTAAGGAAGCAGTTTTGCTTGTTCTTGCCGGAAATGTTTTTCCAGCTAACTTCTATCCAGATGCTTTAAAAACGCTGTCTTCTTATTTGCCGTTTCAGTATTCGTTTGGTGCGGTCGGAATGTTGGCTGAAACACCATCTTGGTCATTTTTTAGCCAAGTAGTGCTGATCCAAATTTTATATTTATTACTATTTAGCTTCGTGTATAAGTACCTTTTTAAGCATGCAGTTACTAAAACAGTAGTTCAAGGAGGCTAAAAATGAGATATCTAAAATTGTTTTTTGCCTATTTAAAAGTTAATTTAAAATCTCTTGCTGTTTATGATCTTGATTTTTACTTTGCGATTGCTGGCATGATTATTCAGAATGTACTTAATATTGTTGCTTTAAGGTTTATTTTCAATTTAGTGCCACGAATCAAAGGCTATAGTTTTGAGCAATTACTGCTTACTTATGCCTTGGCGACGCTAGCATTTGCAATCTTTCGCTGCTTTTTTATTAATGCGCTTAATATTTCGGACTATCTTCATCAGGGTAAGCTTGATACGATTCTAATTAAACCGGTTAGCCCGCTTTTCCAGCTAATCAATGAGCGTGTAGATGAAGACGCGTGGGGTGATTTGCTGGTTGCACTTTTATTGTTAGTGCTGGTTGATATTCGGCTGCATAATCCCTGGTACATAACGGTGATGTTTATTTTTATTTCACTGTTTACTTCTTTAATTTTCTTAAGCTTAGCAATTCTGGGCAATATTGTCTCACTTTGGTCTAATGGTTTAGCCGACTTGGCTGAAACCACGTTTGACTTTTTTGAGATGAGCAAGTACCCGTTATCAATCTATGCGGAAGGATTTAGATTGGTTTTAACTTTTGTGTTGCCATTAGGTTGGGTAGCCTCAATTCCGCAAGAAAAAATTGCTCAAGAGCATGAATGGATTTGGCTGGGAATTATTCCGGCAGTTTGTATTTTATTCTTTTTACTTATTTACCAATTGTGGCGACTCTTTTTACAGAGATACCAAAGTACTGGTAGCTAATTTAAGTAAGTAAAAAGCCTTTGATTTTTCAGTCAAAGGCTTTTTTTCTTAGGAGTTTTCTTCGGCTAATTGACCTGCAGCCTGATGAATTACTTGCACACTATTGATAACAAAGGGGAAACCAACATAAGGCAAAAGCTGGATTACTGACCAAATTAATTCACTTTCGGTATTGCCAGCCCTTAAGCTTCCGCGTGCATGGGCCTTGATTTGAAATTCAACATTTAATGTAATAAGAGCTAGTAATTCATAGCGTTCACGGTCGCGAACCGGCAAAGTCTTCCGGTTATAAAAATCATTAAAAAAGTGCTGTGTTAACGCATATGGAATAAATTGACCTGCTTCATCGGGCAAATCTTTTAGTAAGTTTTTGATTTCTGTACTGTAAAGCCTACTTTGCACTCTAGCGCCAAAATCCTGATCGGTGGCGGTTTCAGTTAGAAACAGCTGAACTTGATGCTGAGCAAAAACTTTTTGAATAGAAGGCAATGCCTGCTCAACTTTTAATGTGCCGATAACAGGCACTAATTGGTAAATTACTTCGGCAATTGTTTCAGGCTCAACCTGCTTATTTAGTGCTTGCTCAACTTGATCAGGTAGCTGCTTAATTATTCCCTGGGTAATACTAGCAATTATTGGAATTAAAAAGCGATCTTTTTGTAAATGCTTTGTACAATGATTGTTAACATCACTAACAAAAGGGGCAACTAGTTGGTTAAATTCTTCGATAAGTGCTTTATTCACAGTATTCTCTCCTTTATCAACTAAATTCTAGTGTGAATTATTTGTAGTGTAAAATGCTTATCGTGCATGATCAAAGATAATTTTAAGTAATTATAACGGTTAAAAGATTGACTCCTTTAGCAATTTTAAAAATAGCTCCGCTACAGGTGATAGACTGACCTCGCGTTTCCAGACGACTTTAATTGGGTATTGCAACTGGGGCGCAAGCTTTCTAAAAGTGACGCCAGAGCCGGGTGAAGTGTTAACTAGGTTATCCAGGGTTAGCATCAGTGCAGCATTATTTTTGACCAGCAAAGTGCCATTGAAGTTTAGATTATAAGTACCAATAAAGTTGACCTTTTCTTTGTAATTGCCCAGCCAATTTTGAAAAGTATGAAAATTGACCGCCTGCTGTGAATTTAAAACTGACCGACCAGCTAAGTCCTGCGGCGTAATCATTTCTTGTTTGACTAGCGCGTCGCTAGTATTCATTAATACGCCCCAAGTGTCTTTTTCAGGCAAAGTTAAAGAGGCGTAATTTGGTGTGGGTGCATCCCCAATAATAACCGCAAAATCAACTGTGCCGTTAGTTAGCTTACGTTCAGCATAACTATAGTCGCCGCTTAAAAGGTGAATTTTAACGGTTGGGTGCTCTTTAATAACCGCACTCACAACATTCATGATGCGCTGCATACCAATACTTTCGCCAGCAGCAATGGTTAAGTCGCCACTAATAAAAGAAGATGATTCTAGATTGCTTTTAGTCTTGGCAGTTAAAGCCAAGATTTCTTTAGCTTGCTCTAGTAGGTATTGTCCAGCAGGAGTAAGCGTCAATCGCCGTGACTTGCGGCTAAATAACTTAACGCCTAATTCATCTTCTAGATCCGCAATTTGTCTAGACAATGCGGGTTGGGAGATTAACAGTTTTTGTGCTGCGTGTGTCATATTGCCTTCTTGTGCAACCGCAACGAAGTAATTTAAAACTCGTAATTCCATTTTCCTTCTCTTTATATGTTTATCTGTTTTTAGTTAGTGATTTTTGACTATTTTTTAATGCAAATTGGTTATGTTTAGTAATCATTAATGAGTATTTCACATCGGTAAAGTAAGTATCTACAATTAAGATATCATCATCTTTTAACTAGTATTGAAAGGAGTCTTTCAAATGAATGAATGGTCAAAAGTGGTCCTAGATAATTTTATTCATGACGAGACGATTAAAATTGAGCCTTTTTATGAAGATGGCAAAACTCACGCCACACCGGTAACGATTTGGTTTGTGATTATTGCAGGTAGAATTTATATTAGGGCATATCACGGACACGATTCTAAGTGGTATCAAGCAGCCGTAAAGCAAGGTGCAGGTCAAATCACAGCTGGCAATCAAACTTATCAAGTTAACTTTACTGCTGCTAGCAACAATACTGAAATGGGTCAGCGAATAAATCAGGCATATCATCAAAAATATGAGGGTCAGAGTCCATTAGAAGGGATGACTTCTCCGGCGGCAATTAAAGCAGCAATATGTATTATGCCAAAGCAAGATTAAGCTAGTCTAGAAGATATTAGTAAGCGAAAAGCTCCGACTACTAGGAAGTTTAAGGTGCTAAATTGGAATAGTAGTAAGCCGGATCCGATCAACTGTGCAAC
This genomic window from Lactobacillus panisapium contains:
- a CDS encoding AraC family transcriptional regulator; translation: MIKYEEITHAAMIPFKIFSFRAKNLDRIIAPHWHQSTEILFVKEGTLKITLQNKTYLLHKNEFVVINPNIIHSTRSLSKNWVLCIQLPLSFLKLVTNNQFDKVFIFKDINFPTEQEASERIIALFNQAIYQTENHPKNIQYFLDLYSSGLLILKELISSYSVKVNKNNADDKSISILNKAIDYININYSKSITLTDMAKFLGYSPSYCSKVIKKNLGTNFKEILDIIRLEKVVLEAQKGKRSLEQIAQETGFKTYRNLYNAFYSVYGMSPKQFLSESM
- the bglX gene encoding beta-glucosidase BglX — encoded protein: MNQKEIIRLLKDMSLDEKIGQLIQLSGEFFSANDISIGPIEKLGISKKMVDLTGSILNVVGAKETHEVQERQMQKQPHHIPVLFMSDVIYGYKTILPIPLGLGATWDLKNVRQAFVNAADEASAAGNHVAFAPMVDVVRDARWGRVLESPGEDPYLNARFAENMVNGLQENLKNKKGQAACVKHYAAYGAVEGGKEYNSVDMSISNLFQNYLPPYKAAVAAGSEMVMTSLTTLNGVPATASKALLSTILRQKWGFDGVIISDYASIFELIKHGFAANEIQASEEAFNASVDIDMKSPCYANGLQPLVTNGQLDEEKIDQAVLRVLNLKNRLGLFEDPFYGASPEREAKSILTSTKRQHARKLSQESLVLLQNDNHVLPLNKEQKVVLIGPYASRKTLIGMWAIHGNPQDTITIADGMKRFIPDLKVYQGTDLQRSKKLLKNLGFLNEKEIAEAISTPKQEQKNNQEALEAAKKADTVVLALGEETYEDGEAGSKTDLRLPKNQRQLIDQLANLGKKIILVLINGRPLVLNDIKDKVDAIIEAWFPGTEGGNAIADVLFGECNPSGRLTMEFPYSSAEEPLYYNHLSTGRPESNSQHKGRFVSKYLDCPSGALYPFGYGLSYCDVDYSSLQLSANEITPDQDIKVSINVTNTGKCSTTETVQLYFRDEVASVAQPVKRLINFQKVQLKPMEKKPVEFVLSLSELSFFDNTGNEKIEPGFFTIMVGPNSRDVSSARLYFAG
- a CDS encoding sucrose-specific PTS transporter subunit IIBC, yielding MMASKENQKIAKQVFDAIGGKNNIVSTAHCATRLRLVVHDRTKVDEKKLDQIDKAKGHFFTSGQYQIIFGTGLVNDVYEAVKEAGAATTSSADLNDVAAEKSGWFRKAIRMFADVFVPIIPALVATGLFMGLKGLITQPQILQIFGMTPKQIPAQFNTYFSILTGTAFDFLPVLVCWSAFRVFGGSPILGVLLGLMLVNPSLPSAWDVAQGTKPALMFFGVIPVAGYQASVLPAFILGFLGAKTEKWIHKHVVNSLDLIVTPFATLLIMSMLGLFIVGPIFRSVERGILYATEWIVQLPYGLGGLIWGGINQMVVVTGLHHALNIVEIQLLANTHWNQVNPISSASIAAQAGAVLAVAVKSHSSKIKQIAFPSTISALLGITEPAIYGINIRFLKPFLFGCVGGAAGGFLSSIFNLRATGMSITVIPGILLFLNQQLPLYILVCLVGFGVAFTLTYFFGYNDRMLKEER
- a CDS encoding sucrose-6-phosphate hydrolase, giving the protein MTDRRKEFRNLVSNLSSVPQNVITEQKKRVGQSPYRQQFHLESIMGQLNDPNGFSFFAGYYHLFYQSFPLKFTQNPTYFEQGWQHLKSRNLIDWQDLGQAMANDTKYDQYGVYSGSAIQANNRLFLMYTGNSWIGTNTPHWHRMPTQLGAWMDRNDCVTKLKSPLIKGRIKGYTGHFRDPKIFQKKGIYYAVIGAQKTNQKGTVLLYKSQDLLTWEKIGEVKTNFDKNMGYMCECPDYFELAHHGVLLFCPQGLNTKNNRFLNQYQACYSIGQPLNLNTGLFTGTEFNEIDQGFDFYAPQTMLTPDGRRVLIAWMSILNGNDPTVDYDYTGCLTFPRELTCDGKYLYQKPIDEIKDLAIAQLIAEKTVRQEKKIAEGRNQRDLKLTIKCGSKSIFVLDLFSDDKNSKHLRLILNAIKNRFIVNRANAGANFEDEYGTERSCAIDLSKKIQLRILQDTSSAEIFLENGKYVFTMRVFTSIEQNKIFVTSLNEATKIEYEINCLRAIKRTGN
- a CDS encoding SDR family oxidoreductase, which codes for MKILVIGAHGQIGRQLVQILQAKENCQVIAGLRSASQQEEYQQQNIMTAYVDLTKAQAQLEQVMQGVDVVVFAAGSGGKTGADATMMIDLDGAVKAINAAEKTNVSRFIMISSIKANDRGFWSDNVPPRAPESYYYAAKYYADEWLLHSSLDYTILRPARLINQPATGKIQIASQLTQSIDDISITRADVAETVATIIESSRLHKQQFDLANGDTPIAQAVEQFN
- a CDS encoding MazG-like family protein translates to MIIDTKKLQKEVLDNKRRHNFNTTDIKFELLLLYGEVNELFKGWLKQDDDNINEELADVGIFLLGISEMLGSDLGKDIVDKIEINKNRIYKNGVKVSKK